One genomic region from bacterium encodes:
- a CDS encoding sigma-54 dependent transcriptional regulator, translating into MHGLIERLRSTQALAKLVGEAPAYVEAIRHLPEVANSDATVLISGETGTGKELVARAIHYLSPRVTFPFVPVHCGSLPDMLLENELFGHERGAFTDARTPSRGLLAEADKGTLFLDEIEALSAKAQVSLLRVLEEKKFRALGSTREQHVDVRVVAATNTPLADMIAAGVFRADLYYRLRVLSIHMPPLRERKEDLPLLTHHFLQKHTPPGREMPRLSAAAQMALATYDWPGNVRELENAIISAVHFCSSTEIQIDDLGVPVLSLRRHDVPTVVSTEECSFKTKKQRVIEAFEKDYLLRLMAEYHGNVSRAALAAGKERRDFGKLLKKYHIDPKGFTFSNTKLLNWILLAQILGEILGFAG; encoded by the coding sequence ATGCACGGCTTAATTGAACGCCTCCGCAGCACGCAAGCGCTCGCGAAACTCGTCGGCGAAGCGCCGGCCTATGTGGAAGCGATCCGGCATCTGCCGGAGGTGGCCAACAGTGACGCGACCGTGCTGATTTCAGGTGAAACCGGCACCGGGAAGGAGTTGGTGGCACGGGCAATCCATTACCTGAGCCCCAGGGTGACGTTTCCGTTCGTGCCGGTGCACTGTGGCTCGCTTCCCGATATGCTCCTGGAAAACGAGCTTTTCGGCCATGAGCGCGGCGCCTTCACTGATGCGCGAACGCCCAGCCGTGGCCTGCTGGCAGAGGCAGACAAAGGCACGCTCTTTCTCGATGAGATCGAAGCGCTTTCCGCCAAAGCGCAAGTCTCGCTCTTGCGCGTGCTGGAGGAGAAAAAATTCCGGGCGCTGGGATCGACGCGCGAGCAACACGTTGACGTGCGTGTCGTGGCGGCGACCAACACGCCGCTGGCAGACATGATCGCCGCCGGCGTTTTCCGCGCCGACTTGTACTATCGCCTGCGCGTCCTTTCCATCCACATGCCGCCGCTGCGCGAGCGCAAGGAAGATCTCCCCCTGCTCACCCACCATTTCCTGCAGAAGCACACGCCCCCTGGCCGGGAAATGCCGCGCCTGTCCGCCGCCGCTCAGATGGCCCTGGCCACGTATGACTGGCCGGGAAACGTCAGAGAACTCGAAAACGCCATCATCAGTGCCGTTCATTTTTGCAGCAGCACTGAGATTCAGATCGACGACTTGGGCGTTCCGGTCCTGAGCCTGCGCCGCCACGATGTCCCCACGGTCGTCTCAACGGAAGAGTGCTCCTTCAAGACCAAGAAGCAGAGAGTCATCGAAGCGTTCGAAAAGGACTACCTCCTGCGCCTAATGGCGGAGTATCATGGGAACGTGAGCCGGGCAGCCCTCGCTGCCGGTAAAGAACGTCGCGACTTTGGCAAGCTGCTGAAGAAGTATCACATTGACCCCAAAGGCTTCACTTTCTCCAACACCAAATTGCTCAACTGGATACTCCTGGCGCAGATTCTGGGTGAGATTCTCGGCTTTGCTGGGTGA
- a CDS encoding ATP-binding protein produces the protein MLTIRARLTIWYALSFLLVLLLVLGALALELYQQLSDEAQRALGVEETWITALFETDFLPLLSLTNGKTDSLFAELPEDLEERYGLKSQFACLRIEREGEAQFFSGGLPNICALLPADLLARQAGSCDVPIGGHRYRVRVFHRHWGSVAVGAENDTIFRVAFEVSKLLAWVLPLALLLTVGGGWLLAKLAMRPVMAAAQAAESITVANLRERLQPYTGKDEFGALIATLNRMIARVEQGVKRLQQFTQDAAHELRTPIAILRGDLELACQNLRGKEDPGAFLQKMLDRVISVGRIVDNLLLLARSDSGEYPVKKTRFRLDVAVREVFEDVQVLTEGSAVTVHLQPCSVVEIHGDELLIRRMLMNLCDNAVKYTPQGKIELALHHTPAAAVFTIRDTGEGISPQDLPHVFDRFYRVDKSRSSATGGSGLGLAICRWIAVAHDGEIKLESAVGKGTTVQVILPA, from the coding sequence ATGTTGACCATTCGAGCCCGGCTGACCATCTGGTATGCGCTCAGCTTCCTTCTCGTTCTGCTGCTCGTGCTCGGCGCGCTGGCGCTGGAACTTTATCAACAGCTCAGCGACGAAGCGCAACGAGCATTGGGTGTGGAGGAAACCTGGATCACGGCTTTGTTCGAAACCGATTTTCTGCCGTTGCTGTCCTTGACCAACGGCAAAACCGACAGCCTGTTCGCCGAGCTGCCCGAGGATCTGGAGGAACGTTACGGCCTGAAGAGCCAGTTTGCCTGCCTGCGCATCGAGCGCGAGGGCGAAGCGCAGTTCTTCAGCGGCGGTCTCCCCAACATTTGCGCGCTGCTGCCGGCGGATCTGCTCGCACGCCAGGCCGGCAGCTGTGACGTGCCGATCGGCGGCCACCGCTATCGCGTACGGGTTTTTCACCGGCACTGGGGGTCAGTGGCGGTCGGCGCAGAAAACGACACCATCTTCCGCGTCGCTTTCGAAGTCAGCAAGTTGCTTGCATGGGTGTTGCCCCTGGCGCTGCTGCTGACCGTCGGCGGCGGCTGGCTGCTCGCCAAGTTGGCGATGCGGCCGGTGATGGCGGCAGCACAAGCGGCGGAGTCCATCACCGTGGCCAACCTGAGGGAGCGGCTGCAGCCCTACACGGGCAAAGACGAGTTTGGCGCGCTGATCGCCACCCTCAACCGCATGATTGCACGCGTGGAACAAGGAGTGAAGCGGCTGCAGCAATTTACCCAGGATGCCGCGCACGAGCTGCGCACCCCGATCGCGATTCTGCGCGGCGACTTGGAACTGGCGTGCCAGAACCTCAGAGGCAAGGAGGACCCGGGGGCATTTCTGCAAAAAATGCTGGATCGCGTCATCAGCGTGGGCCGGATCGTGGATAACCTGCTCTTGCTGGCGCGCTCCGATTCCGGCGAATATCCCGTCAAGAAGACACGCTTTCGGCTGGATGTCGCCGTCCGGGAAGTTTTTGAAGACGTGCAAGTTCTCACCGAGGGCAGTGCAGTGACGGTGCATCTGCAGCCGTGTTCGGTGGTGGAAATTCATGGCGATGAGTTGCTCATCCGCCGCATGCTCATGAACCTGTGCGACAACGCAGTGAAATACACGCCCCAGGGCAAGATCGAGCTGGCGCTGCACCACACGCCGGCCGCTGCGGTTTTCACCATTCGCGACACCGGCGAGGGCATCTCGCCACAGGATTTGCCGCACGTTTTCGACCGCTTCTATCGAGTGGACAAATCGCGCTCCAGCGCCACCGGCGGCAGCGGCCTCGGGCTGGCCATCTGCCGGTGGATTGCTGTTGCCCATGACGGAGAGATCAAACTCGAGAGCGCCGTGGGCAAGGGCACAACTGTGCAGGTTATACTGCCCGCCTGA
- a CDS encoding response regulator transcription factor, whose protein sequence is MRILVIEDEKEMVEVVRRAMTADFHAVDIAYHGEQGEDMALSGCYDLIILDVLLPRKDGLAVLKALRAHSVQTPVLLLTARDGIMDRVNGLDSGADDYLGKPFAVVELRARARALLRRQAHPKSCELTLGELRLNTATHEVHWQDTAIALTSREYAILEYFLHHRGMVLTKGMIAEHVWDYHFDSDLNLIEVYIRRLRNKLEQDGRPRLIHTIRYSGYVMREPDGAC, encoded by the coding sequence ATGCGTATTCTCGTTATCGAAGATGAAAAAGAAATGGTGGAAGTGGTGCGTCGCGCGATGACGGCAGACTTCCATGCCGTCGACATCGCCTACCACGGCGAGCAGGGCGAGGACATGGCGCTGTCGGGATGTTATGACTTGATCATTCTCGACGTTCTGCTGCCCAGGAAAGACGGCCTGGCCGTGCTGAAAGCATTGCGGGCGCACAGCGTGCAAACGCCGGTGCTGCTGCTCACGGCCCGCGACGGCATCATGGATCGGGTCAACGGCCTGGATAGCGGCGCGGACGACTATCTCGGCAAGCCCTTTGCCGTGGTGGAACTGCGCGCGCGGGCGCGCGCCTTGTTGCGGCGGCAAGCGCACCCCAAATCTTGCGAGCTGACCCTGGGCGAATTGCGCTTGAACACGGCCACCCACGAGGTCCATTGGCAGGACACCGCCATCGCGTTGACCTCGCGCGAATACGCCATCCTCGAATATTTCCTGCATCACAGAGGCATGGTGTTGACCAAGGGCATGATTGCCGAGCACGTCTGGGATTATCATTTCGACAGCGATCTCAACCTGATCGAAGTTTACATCCGGCGCCTGCGCAACAAACTCGAGCAGGACGGCCGGCCGCGCCTGATCCACACCATTCGCTACAGCGGCTATGTCATGCGGGAGCCAGACGGCGCATGTTGA
- a CDS encoding cytochrome c, translated as MKSRLLVFALAGTASAGWSQEEHTAVYARGKFMYEDYAGCASCHGMDGRGRVAGLTLDPPPPDLSDCSFNSREPHRDWAAVIARGGGARGLSMSMPAYGEVLTPAQIDTIVTYLKTFCTENGWPAGELNFRRPQITAKAFPENEALLLPSFTSGKSEAAATRFVYERRWGKRGQWEIAVPFAHESGSPARRGLGDVEMSAKYVLAQHAAARFILSGGLETGLPTADLGLGVGNGAWKLVPYLAAAKGFAAFYLQASVKYETPLQAGAGDRELRYDLAFTLPLTREKKGLFPMLELNGLTVPKTGKTEWFLTPQLYLGLVRRGHVAFSFGSQLPLSRARPFDYRLMGFLLWEYADGGLWW; from the coding sequence GTGAAAAGCAGACTGTTGGTGTTCGCGTTGGCCGGAACCGCCAGTGCCGGCTGGTCGCAGGAGGAGCACACCGCGGTTTATGCCCGCGGCAAATTCATGTATGAAGATTACGCCGGCTGCGCAAGCTGTCACGGCATGGATGGCAGGGGCCGCGTCGCAGGCCTCACGCTCGACCCGCCCCCGCCGGATCTGAGTGATTGCAGTTTCAACTCGCGCGAGCCGCACCGTGACTGGGCCGCCGTCATTGCGCGCGGCGGCGGAGCACGCGGTCTCTCCATGAGCATGCCCGCCTACGGCGAGGTGTTGACGCCGGCGCAAATCGACACCATCGTCACCTACCTGAAAACGTTTTGCACCGAGAATGGCTGGCCGGCCGGCGAGCTGAACTTCCGGCGGCCGCAAATCACCGCCAAAGCCTTTCCCGAAAACGAAGCGCTTCTGCTGCCCAGCTTCACAAGCGGAAAAAGCGAGGCCGCGGCCACGCGCTTTGTCTATGAACGACGCTGGGGCAAACGAGGCCAGTGGGAGATTGCCGTGCCCTTTGCCCATGAATCCGGCTCGCCGGCAAGGCGCGGCCTCGGTGACGTTGAAATGAGCGCGAAATACGTACTCGCGCAGCATGCCGCTGCGCGGTTTATCCTCAGCGGCGGGCTGGAGACGGGCTTGCCCACGGCCGATCTCGGCCTCGGCGTGGGCAACGGCGCGTGGAAGCTCGTGCCTTATCTGGCCGCGGCCAAGGGTTTCGCCGCTTTCTATCTGCAAGCCAGCGTGAAGTACGAAACGCCTTTGCAGGCCGGCGCAGGAGACCGCGAGCTGCGCTACGATCTTGCCTTCACCCTGCCGCTCACGCGTGAGAAAAAAGGGCTGTTTCCCATGCTCGAGCTCAATGGCCTCACCGTGCCCAAGACCGGCAAAACCGAGTGGTTCCTCACGCCGCAACTGTATCTCGGCCTGGTGCGCCGCGGCCACGTTGCCTTTTCATTCGGCAGTCAGCTTCCGCTGAGCCGCGCACGCCCTTTTGATTATCGCCTCATGGGCTTTCTGCTGTGGGAATATGCCGATGGCGGGCTTTGGTGGTGA
- a CDS encoding patatin-like phospholipase family protein, which produces MRVKFWFWFLCGLAVCLIAAPPAAAQAGQPRPQVGLALSGGGAKGFAHIGVLKVLEEAGLAVDCIAGTSMGSIIGGLYAIGYPPDSLAALARNENWSGLFNDAITRRDLPMKEKPWDGRYLGTFPIRERNVQLPAGLITGQKVTALLARLTWRVGALADFKQFPTPFVCVATDLETGEAVTLGHGYLPEAMRASMAIPTIFTPVNRDHRLLVDGMLVRNFPVTEVRQLGAGVVIGVDVGAPLATADKLTSVFSIIDQAISFRGAEINAREREQCNVLIIPDLTGLGAASFDRADTLIHRGEVAARRVLPRLRALVDSLAAFGQPAPRQPLPPADSIYVSELTVRGLRQVSHRLVMAEFGLRPPVWVTATQVERAINRVYRSQFFERVTYRFEPREDGMRLIIDVIEKSADLFRLGLRYDSSTKAALLLGTVFRNRAEHGSSLNFDLRLGDQFEVDAQYYLHLGLRSHLGLRQRLNYARTSLDIFSGSRTVARYRQRMTFAEAMLGSFFSNVLVTGVGFRVESSHFTPEVAVPLFPERDASIISIFGLFWFDSLERAVFPTRGHSLRLQSAAGYNQPGRELRYFRHAVDWQGFYPVTRRLTLLNRVQLGSVSEGDPPLHDYFFLGGASSFWGYRPQELSDRNLQALQLGGQYEFMTNRYLSVRWNIGGVTPVWEWNLNRRRFHTGAGLMVGAPTILGPIELTIMRSSRHPFLAHLNIGYRF; this is translated from the coding sequence ATGCGAGTGAAGTTCTGGTTCTGGTTCCTGTGCGGTTTGGCCGTCTGCCTGATCGCGGCGCCTCCGGCTGCGGCGCAAGCCGGGCAACCGCGCCCACAAGTCGGCTTGGCGTTGAGCGGCGGCGGGGCCAAGGGTTTTGCTCACATCGGCGTGTTGAAGGTGCTGGAAGAAGCCGGGCTGGCGGTGGATTGCATCGCCGGCACCAGCATGGGCAGCATCATCGGCGGTTTGTATGCCATCGGCTACCCGCCGGACTCGCTGGCGGCGCTGGCGCGCAACGAAAACTGGTCCGGCCTTTTCAACGATGCCATCACCCGGCGTGATTTGCCGATGAAAGAAAAGCCGTGGGACGGCCGCTACCTCGGCACCTTCCCAATTCGCGAACGCAACGTGCAATTGCCCGCCGGTCTGATCACCGGCCAAAAAGTGACGGCGCTGCTCGCGCGTCTGACCTGGCGCGTAGGTGCCCTCGCCGACTTCAAACAGTTTCCCACTCCCTTTGTCTGCGTCGCGACCGATCTCGAAACCGGTGAGGCTGTGACGCTGGGCCACGGCTATCTGCCGGAGGCGATGCGCGCCAGCATGGCCATTCCCACCATTTTCACGCCGGTCAATCGCGACCACCGGCTGCTGGTTGACGGCATGTTGGTGCGGAATTTTCCCGTGACCGAAGTGCGGCAGTTGGGCGCCGGTGTGGTGATCGGCGTCGATGTCGGCGCGCCGCTGGCAACTGCGGACAAGCTCACCTCGGTGTTCAGCATCATCGATCAGGCCATCAGCTTTCGCGGCGCGGAAATCAATGCGCGCGAGCGCGAGCAGTGCAACGTGCTCATCATTCCCGATCTCACCGGCCTGGGCGCTGCCAGCTTCGACCGCGCCGACACGCTGATCCACCGCGGTGAGGTGGCAGCCCGCCGCGTGCTGCCCCGGCTGCGCGCACTGGTGGATTCGCTGGCTGCCTTCGGCCAGCCCGCGCCGCGCCAGCCCCTGCCGCCGGCGGATTCGATCTACGTGAGCGAATTGACCGTGCGTGGGCTGCGCCAGGTTTCCCACCGCCTGGTGATGGCCGAATTCGGTTTGCGGCCGCCCGTGTGGGTCACGGCCACGCAAGTCGAACGGGCCATCAACCGCGTCTACCGCTCCCAATTCTTCGAACGGGTGACCTATCGCTTCGAGCCGCGCGAGGACGGCATGCGGCTGATCATCGACGTCATCGAGAAATCCGCCGATCTCTTTCGCCTGGGCTTACGCTACGACAGCAGTACCAAGGCGGCGCTGCTGCTCGGCACCGTTTTCCGCAACCGCGCCGAGCATGGCTCCTCGCTGAATTTTGATCTGCGGTTGGGCGATCAATTCGAAGTTGATGCCCAATACTACTTGCACTTGGGTCTGCGTTCCCATCTGGGTTTGCGGCAGCGCCTCAATTATGCCCGCACCTCGTTGGACATATTCTCGGGCAGCCGCACCGTCGCGCGTTACCGCCAGCGCATGACCTTTGCAGAAGCCATGCTGGGCAGTTTCTTTTCGAACGTGCTGGTCACCGGGGTAGGCTTCCGGGTGGAGTCCAGCCACTTCACTCCTGAAGTTGCCGTGCCGCTCTTTCCCGAGCGCGACGCCAGCATCATTTCGATCTTCGGCCTGTTTTGGTTCGACTCGCTCGAGCGCGCGGTATTCCCCACGCGCGGGCATTCTTTGCGGCTGCAGAGCGCAGCAGGCTACAATCAACCGGGCCGGGAATTGCGCTACTTTCGCCATGCGGTTGACTGGCAGGGTTTTTACCCGGTCACCCGGCGGCTGACGTTGCTCAATCGCGTGCAGCTTGGCAGCGTCAGCGAAGGTGATCCGCCCTTGCATGATTACTTCTTCCTCGGCGGAGCCAGCTCGTTTTGGGGTTACCGGCCGCAAGAGCTGTCCGACCGCAACCTGCAAGCCCTGCAACTGGGCGGACAATATGAGTTCATGACGAACCGCTATTTGTCGGTGCGGTGGAATATCGGCGGCGTTACGCCAGTGTGGGAGTGGAACTTGAATCGCCGGCGCTTTCACACCGGCGCGGGCCTGATGGTGGGCGCACCCACGATCCTGGGCCCGATCGAATTGACAATCATGCGCAGCAGCCGTCATCCTTTTTTGGCGCATTTGAACATTGGTTACAGATTCTGA